One Arthrobacter sp. B3I4 genomic window, GCCGGAACGGCGGGCGCTGAGAGCTGCTGCTGCGGGACCGTTCCGCGGGCGGCGGCGGTGGAGCCGGATCGAACAGTGCCCGAGGGCTCGCCGACGCTCACCAGCTGGTCCGCAAGCTCGCGGGTTTGCCGGTCGTGCGCGACCAGCAGCACGGTGACCCTGCCGCGCAGGCCCACAATGGTGCGGCTGACCGCGTCGGCGGAGGCGCGGTCCAGGTGGGCGGTGGGCTCGTCGAGCAGCAGCACGGTGGCGCCGGCCGCGACCCGGGCCAGCCCGCGCGCTACCGCCACCCGGCGCAGCTCCCCCGGACTGAGCTCGGCGGGGTGCTTGGCGGCGAGGTGTTCGGCGGCGCAGGCAGCCAGGCAGCGCCGGGCCGTGGCAACGTCGTCGCGGGCAACGTCGTCGCGGGCAGCGGCGTCGCGGGCTGCGGCGTCCCCGGACCGGGCCGGGTTGGCGCCAAGGTACAGCAGGACTTCTGCCAGCACGGTGGGTTCGACCATCACCGGGTGTTGCGGCACCCAGGCCAGGTCCGCCGTCGTGAACCCTTCCAGCGTTCCGCTGATGTCGGTGCCGGCGCCGGCGCCGATAGTGCCGGCGAGCACGCCCAGCACAGTGCTCTTGCCGGCACCACTGTGGCCGTCCAGCGCGGTGATGCTGCCGGGCGCGGCGGTGAAGCTCAGCGGCCCGACGGCGGCGTCCGCGCGTCCGGCATAGCGGACGGTGAGCCCGCGCACGGTCACTGCGGGCGGCCCGGCAGCAGGCCCGGAACCAGTCGAAGCGGAAGCAGCAGAAGCAGCCGGCCCGGAACCGGCCCGCCCGCCCGCGCGGACGCCTGCCACCGGAACCAGCGGGACTGCCTGCTCGGCGTTGAGAACCTCGGTGCTGTCGGCGAGCGCGGCACGGCCTTCATCACTGGCGTGGTGCGCGGTCCCGAGCTCGCGCAGCGGCAGGTAGCAGTCCGGGGCAAGGATCAGCGCCAGCAGTCCCGCTTCCAGTGCCATGTCGCCGTTAACCAGCCGGACGCCAATGAAGACGGCCACCACCGCCACCGAGATCGTGGCGATAAGTTCCAGCGCCAGGGCCGAGAGGAACGCGGTGCGCAGCGTTCCCATGGTCTTGGCCCGGTACTCCTCGGAGATGTCTTCCAGGGCTTTGCGCTGGGCAGTGGCACGGCCCAACCCGACCAGCACGGGCAGGCCCTTGGCGAGCTCCAGCATGTGGCCGGAGAGCCGGGACAGCGCAGCCTGGGCGTCCCGGACCCGGTCCTCGGTGTAGCGGCCAATCAGGACCATGAAGACCGGCACGAGCGGGACGGTCAGGACGATCACCACGGCGCTGATCCAGTCCGCGAACAGGATCCGCGCCCCGAGCAGCAGCGGAACGGCGGCGCAGTTCACCAGGGCCGGCAGGAACTGGGTGTAGTAGTTGTCCAGGGCGTCCAGACCGCGGGTAGCCAGCACGGCGAGTCCGCCGTCGGCCGGCCCTGCGGTGCGGTTGCCGGTGCGCAGGGCGGCGTCGAGCAGCTCCGAGCGCAGCTCTTCCTTCACGCCGAGCGCGGCGCGGCGGGAGGCCACCGCCTGCGCCCACACGGTGAGCGAGCGCAGCACCACCCCGGCCAGCCCCCAACCGAGCTGATCCGCCCAGGCCGGGTTGTGCGCCATCAGGCCGGCGAGCACGGCCGCGACCGCCTGCGCCATGAGGACCAGGGACAGCGCTTTCAGGGCGGCCAGCAGCCCCAGCAGGTAGAGCGCGGAGCGGGTCGCCGTACCGGTGGGGAATTGCCCGGCGGGGAACTGCGGTTTCATCAGGTCCTAGTCTTTCGGCGCCAGTGCCCTGGCAGCAATGGCGGGCAGGAAGCTGTGCGCTTCGGGAATGTGCGCGTCGCTCACCCGGCGCCGGAAGACCCAGTAGGTCCACGCCTGGTACGCCAGCACCAGCGGCAGTCCGATGCAAGCCACCACGGTCATCAGGCCCAGGGTGTAGTCCGAGGAGGAGGCGTTGGCGACCGTCAGGCTGAAGTCCGGGTTAAGGGTCGAGGGCAGGACCACCGGGAAGGCGGCACCGAAGATCGACGCGCTGCCCAGCAGCAGGAAGACACCCAGCGACAAAAACGCCCGTCCTTCCGCTCCGCCGCGGGCGAAGTTCCAGGCCAGGACGGCCGCCACGACGGCAGCGAGCACCGCCGCTATGGTCCAGGCCTTGCCGCTGTGCAGCTGCAGCACGACCGCCCAGCCGGCGATGGGCAGGAGCAGCACCGGCAGCAGGCGCACGAACCACTGCCGTGCCCGGTGCCGGACTTCGCCGTCGGTCTTCAACGCCAGGAACGCCAGCGCGTGCAGCAGGGAGAAGCCGACGACGGCGAGGCCGCCCAGCACGGCGTAGGCGCTGAACCAGGCGAAGGGGCCGCCCTCGCGGTCGCCGTTGGCGTTGAGCGGCAACCCGGTGGTGGTCAGCGCCAGGGCGGCGCCGACGCCGAACGCGGCCACCAGGGAGCCCAGCACGATGGCCCAGTCCCAGCGGGCGCGCCACTGCGGGGTGTCGACCTTGCCGCGGTACTCGAACGCCACGGCCCGGAAGATCAAGGCCACCAGGACCAGCAGCAGCGGCAGGTAGAGCGCGGAGAACAGCGAGGCGTACCAGAGCGGGAAGGCAGCGAACGTGGCGCCGCCGGCGGTGAGCAGCCACACCTCGTTGCCGTCCCAGACTGGGCCGATCGTGTTCAGCAGCACCCGGCGTTCGGTGTTGTTCCGGGCGAAGCCCTTCATGAGCATGCCGACGCCAAGGTCGAAGCCCTCGAGGAAGAGGTAGCCCGTCCAGAGCACGGCGATGGCAATAAACCAGATAGTGGGAAGCAGTTCCATGCTGAGTATCCTCTGTCGCTAGTTCGGGTGCCGTTAGTAGGCGAAGGCCAGGACGTCGTCGGCTGCGGACTTGCCGGTGCTTCCGCCCGGCGGGGTCTGGTCCTCGTTCTCGTCCGCCGCGGCGTGCACGAGTTCGGGCATCGCAGAGACCACGCCGCCGCGGACGTACTTCACCAGCAGCTTCACCTCCACTACCAGCAGCACGGCGTAGACGGCGGTGAGCACGACCAGGGAGGTCAGCAGTTCGCCGGCTGAGACGCCCGGGGAGACAGCCGCGGCGGTGAACATGAAGACCTGATCGATGCCGCTGGGGTCCGGGTTGGGGGCCACGACGAAGGGCTGCCGGCCCATTTCGGTGAAGATCCAGCCGGCGGCGTTGGCACCGAACGGTGCCAGGATGCCGACGACGGCGAGGCGCATCAGCCCGCGGGAGGCCGGGACGGTGCCCTTGCGGGTGAGCCAGAGGGCCACTGCGGCGGCCAGGGCCGCGACCCCGCCGAAGCCGATCATCATCCGGAAGCCCCAGTAGGTGACTTCCATGACCGGGACGTACTGGATTTCCTTGCCGGCGCGGTCGCCGTAGATGGGGTTGTCCGGCAGGTGTGTCCCGTAGTCGGCCTTGTACTGCTCCAGCAGGCTGTTGACGCCTTTCACTTCGGTCGTGAAGTCCCCCTTGGCCAGGAAGGAGAGGATACCGGGGACTTCGATGACGGCGACGACGTCGTCGCAGTTCTTGGAGCCGACGTTGCCGACACTGAGGATGGAGAAGCCGGTGCCGTCGTGGCAGGCGGCTTCGGCGGCGGCCATCTTCATCGGCTGCTGGACGAACATCAGCTTGCCCTGGAGGTCTCCGGTGACGGCGGTCCCGGCGAAGGAGATCATCGCGACGACGGCGCCGATCCGCAGCGAGCGGATCCAGACGCTGTGGTCCGCGCGGTCGCGGCCGGGGATGTCGGAGTCGCCGGGAACCACCTTGCCGTCGGCGTCGATGGTGTCGATCCCGTCGTGGCGCCGGCGCCACAGGTGGTACCAGGCGATGCCGAGGAGGAAGGCACCGGCGACGGCGAGGGCGCCGAACAGGGTGTGCGGCACAGCGACGAGGGCGGTGTTGTTGGTAAAGACCGCCCAGGCGTCGGTCATCACCGGCCGTCCGTCGATCATCTCGACGCCCACAGGGTGCTGCATCCAGCTGTTGGCCACAATGATGAAGTAGGCGGAGAAGACCGAACCGATTACCGCGATCCAGAGGCAGGCCAGGTGGATGCCGCGCTTGAGTTGTTTCCAGCCGAAGATCCACAGGCCCAGGAAGGTGGACTCCACGAAGAACGCCAGCAGCGCCTCCATGGCCAGCGGTGCGCCGAAGACATCCCCGACGAAGCGGCTGTACTCGCTCCAGGCCATGCCGAACTGGAATTCCTGCACGATGCCGGTGGCCACGCCCATGATGAAGTTGATCAGGAAGAGCTTGCCCCAGAACTTCGTCATCCGGAGGTATTCAGGCCTGCCGGTGCGGTACCAGAGCGTCTGGATCACCGCGACCACCAGTCCAAGGCCGATTGTCAGCGGCACCATCATGAAGTGGTAGACGGTGGTGATGCCGAATTGCCAGCGTGCAATTTCCAAGGCGTCCAAGGCAGTCCCTTTGGCTAGGTTCCCAAGAGTTTTCTACGTTGCGTAGAACTTCTACTTCTACAGAGTGTAGAACATTGGCTTGGCCTGGCGCACCTCCGCAGCCCCGTCGTGCCCGCCGCTGCGCCGGCCATTACGACGGCGCGCGCCGGCCCAGGCGACACGCCGCGGGCGGCCCGTTCTACCGCATGTAGAAAGTAGCCGCAAAACGCGGTAAATTTAGAGCTGAAGTATCCACCTCTCCCGGGGGCACACGCAATGCCCGGGGGTTCTCAAGAAGGACGTACGGAATGGCGAGTCTCGGCGAACTGGAACGGGCAGTGATGGACCTGCTCTGGGCAGGCCAGGAGGCCGCCACGGCCAACACGCTGCGGGACCTGCTGGCGCAGAGCACGCGGGTACCCGGCGGCACGGAGGGCCACGACGGCAAGGACCTTGCGGTCACCACCGTGCTGACAGTGCTTTCCCGGCTCGAACGCAAGGGCCTCGTGGAGCGCGAACGCGGCACCCGACCGCACCGCTACCAGGCCGTCTCCAGCCGCGCCGACCACACCGCCGAACTGATGCACGAAGTGCTGGGCTCCGCCCCAGACCGCGAGGCCGTCCTAGCGAGGTTCATCGGATCGGTCTCCGCCACCGAAGCGGAAACGCTGCGCAAGCTGCTGGAGCACAGCTAACACCGGATGTTCTGGACCTCATATCTTCTGGCGGTCCTGGCGATCGTACTGGCCTGGCCGGTGCCTATCCTGCTTTCCCGCGCCCAGTGGCCGGCCCGCTCCCCGTCCACCGCGATGCTGCTCTGGCAGGCGATCGCCCTCGCCGGCGGGCTGTCGATGATCGGCGCCATGCTGGTCTACGGCCTCGAGCCGATCGGCGACAACCTGCTGGCCGGCCTCCGGTCGCTGGCCGGCATGGTGTTGCGGAACGAACCCACCACGGCGCTGGGCTTCTGGCACATCTTCGCGCTCTCGGCGGCGGCACTGCTGAGTGCCCACCTGGTCTTTACCCTGCTGCTCACGTACTACCGGATCCAGCGCCAGCGCCGGCGGCACCGGGAGTTGCTGGCCCTGCTTGCCTCCCCCTCGCCCGACGGCCCCAGGACCATGGTGATCAGCCATGACTCCCCGGTGGCCTACTGCCTGCCCGGCGGCGCCCGGTCGGTGACGGTCCTTTCGGACGGGCTGATGGCGGCCCTGGAGCCGGACGAACTGCGGGCGGTGCTCAGTCACGAGAACGCACACCTGAGCCAGCGCCACCACCTGCTGCTCTGGGCGTTCGCAGCGTGGCGGCAGGCCCTGCCGTGGCTGCCGACCACCCGCCTGGCGCAGGAAGCAGTCAACTCGCTGATCGAGATGCTGGCCGACGACGTGGCGCTCAAGACCGAAAGCAAGGCCACGCTGATCAAGGCGATCGCGATTGTGGCCAACGGCTCCCCAGGTGCCCCCGGCGCACCGGCGGCCCGGATGGCTTTCGGCACCGCGGAGCCGGACGCCAACCAGCCCGGAGCCACCGGCGGTGCCGGAGCGCTGGTGACGACGGCCTCGCGGGTCAGCCGTCTGCTGTCCCCGCGACCGCCGCTGCCGGAGGCGTTGCGCTACGCCGTGCTGGCTGCTTGCCTGCTGCTGCTGGCAGTGCCGACGGCACTCTTGATCGTCCCCGGCCTGCTCGGCTGAGCCGGCCGCGCCGGCGGCGGACGCTACCGCACAACCGGCGGCGGTGGCTGCCGCAAAACGGGCGGCGGAGGCTACCGCAAAACCGGCGGCTCAGGCGTCGATCCGCTCCCGGTCCAGGCTCGCGGCGCCGGCAATGATGAAGTCCTTACGCGGCGCGACGTCGGAGCCCATCAGCAGGTCGAAGGTCTCCTCGGCCTGCTTGGCGTTGTCGATTCCGACTTTCCGGAGGGTACGGTGCCGCGGGTCCATCGTGGTTTCTGCGAGCTGCTCCGCGTCCATTTCGCCCAGCCCCTTGTAGCGCTGGATCGGCTCCTTATACCGTTTGCCCTCTTTCTCCAGGCGCGCCAGCAGCTGATGCAGTTCGGCCTCCGAGTAGGTGTAAATCATCTCGTTGGCCTTCTGGCCGGCGTTGATCACTTCCACCCGGTGCAGCGGCGGGACGGCGGCGAAGACGCGGCCCTCATCGATCATGGGCCGCATATAGCGGAAGAACAGCGTCAACAGCAGGGTCCGGATGTGGGCGCCGTCGACGTCGGCGTCGGTCATCAGGATCACCTTGCCGTACCGGGCTGCGTCGATGTCGAAGCTGCGGCCGGAGCCGGCTCCGACCACCTGAATCAGCGCGGCGCACTCGGCGTTGGAGAGCATGTCGCCCACCGAGGCCTTCTGCACGTTCAGGATCTTCCCGCGGATGGGCAGCAATGCCTGGAAGTCGGAGGAGCGCGCCAGCTTGGCGGTGCCGAGGGCCGAGTCGCCTTCCACGATGAACAGTTCGGAGCGGGCGACGTCGTCGGTACGGCAGTCCGCCAGCTTCGT contains:
- a CDS encoding cytochrome ubiquinol oxidase subunit I, whose protein sequence is MDALEIARWQFGITTVYHFMMVPLTIGLGLVVAVIQTLWYRTGRPEYLRMTKFWGKLFLINFIMGVATGIVQEFQFGMAWSEYSRFVGDVFGAPLAMEALLAFFVESTFLGLWIFGWKQLKRGIHLACLWIAVIGSVFSAYFIIVANSWMQHPVGVEMIDGRPVMTDAWAVFTNNTALVAVPHTLFGALAVAGAFLLGIAWYHLWRRRHDGIDTIDADGKVVPGDSDIPGRDRADHSVWIRSLRIGAVVAMISFAGTAVTGDLQGKLMFVQQPMKMAAAEAACHDGTGFSILSVGNVGSKNCDDVVAVIEVPGILSFLAKGDFTTEVKGVNSLLEQYKADYGTHLPDNPIYGDRAGKEIQYVPVMEVTYWGFRMMIGFGGVAALAAAVALWLTRKGTVPASRGLMRLAVVGILAPFGANAAGWIFTEMGRQPFVVAPNPDPSGIDQVFMFTAAAVSPGVSAGELLTSLVVLTAVYAVLLVVEVKLLVKYVRGGVVSAMPELVHAAADENEDQTPPGGSTGKSAADDVLAFAY
- the cydB gene encoding cytochrome d ubiquinol oxidase subunit II produces the protein MELLPTIWFIAIAVLWTGYLFLEGFDLGVGMLMKGFARNNTERRVLLNTIGPVWDGNEVWLLTAGGATFAAFPLWYASLFSALYLPLLLVLVALIFRAVAFEYRGKVDTPQWRARWDWAIVLGSLVAAFGVGAALALTTTGLPLNANGDREGGPFAWFSAYAVLGGLAVVGFSLLHALAFLALKTDGEVRHRARQWFVRLLPVLLLPIAGWAVVLQLHSGKAWTIAAVLAAVVAAVLAWNFARGGAEGRAFLSLGVFLLLGSASIFGAAFPVVLPSTLNPDFSLTVANASSSDYTLGLMTVVACIGLPLVLAYQAWTYWVFRRRVSDAHIPEAHSFLPAIAARALAPKD
- a CDS encoding M56 family metallopeptidase produces the protein MFWTSYLLAVLAIVLAWPVPILLSRAQWPARSPSTAMLLWQAIALAGGLSMIGAMLVYGLEPIGDNLLAGLRSLAGMVLRNEPTTALGFWHIFALSAAALLSAHLVFTLLLTYYRIQRQRRRHRELLALLASPSPDGPRTMVISHDSPVAYCLPGGARSVTVLSDGLMAALEPDELRAVLSHENAHLSQRHHLLLWAFAAWRQALPWLPTTRLAQEAVNSLIEMLADDVALKTESKATLIKAIAIVANGSPGAPGAPAARMAFGTAEPDANQPGATGGAGALVTTASRVSRLLSPRPPLPEALRYAVLAACLLLLAVPTALLIVPGLLG
- a CDS encoding BlaI/MecI/CopY family transcriptional regulator, translated to MASLGELERAVMDLLWAGQEAATANTLRDLLAQSTRVPGGTEGHDGKDLAVTTVLTVLSRLERKGLVERERGTRPHRYQAVSSRADHTAELMHEVLGSAPDREAVLARFIGSVSATEAETLRKLLEHS